Proteins encoded in a region of the Perca fluviatilis chromosome 8, GENO_Pfluv_1.0, whole genome shotgun sequence genome:
- the LOC120563847 gene encoding cytochrome c oxidase subunit 5A, mitochondrial-like, translating to MFRAAVQLSFSGVRSLTRTQPGCQALLASRCYSHGKQETDEEFDARWVTYFNKPDIDAWELRKGMNTLIGYDLVPEPKILEAALRACRRLNDLASAIRILEAVKDKAGPHKDIYPYLIQELQPTLHELSIPTPEELGIDKV from the exons ATGTTCAGAGCCGCCGTCCAACTCTCGTTCTCCGGTGTCCGGAGTTTAACCCGTACGCAACCAGGGTGTCAAG CTCTTTTAGCCTCAAGGTGTTACTCACATGGGAAGCAAGAGACTGATGAGGAGTTTGATGCCCGCTGGGTGACCTATTTCAACAAGCCAGACATTGACGCATGGGAGCTGAGAAAAG GGATGAACACATTGATTGGTTACGATCTTGTACCTGAGCCCAAGATTCTCGAGGCAGCATTGAGAGCCTGTCGGAGGTTAAACGACTTGGCCAGCGCTATCCGGATTTTGGAAGCTGTGAAG GATAAAGCTGGCCCTCATAAAGATATCTACCCGTATCTGATCCAAGAGCTGCAGCCAACATTACACGAGCTTAGCATCCCTACACCTGAAGAGCTTGGCATTGACAAAGTGTAG